Within the Micromonospora citrea genome, the region GCTTGCTCGCCCATGTGCAGCCCTCCAACATGTCGGTCAGGGCGGCCTTCTCGGCGTTGGTCACCGTGAGCCGCCAGTGGTGCTTGACCGTCACCCAGTTCTCGGCGTACTGGCACCAGAACGACCGGTTCGCCGGCTTCCACTGGGACGGGTCCTGATCACCCTTTGCCCGGTTGGAGGACTTGGAAACCGCGATGAGCTGCGGCCGGTCCATGTCGTTGGCGAAGTCGCCCCGCTTGGCGTCGTCCCACTCGTCGGCGCCCGAGCGCCACGCGTTCGCCAGCGGCACCATGTGGTCGATGTCCACGTCGGACGGGTCGGTCAGGGCGCGGTCGTCGTACACGCTCTCCCACCGGCCGGCGACCACGTTGCAGCCGGAGAGGCGGATGTCCTCCCCGTCGCGCTTGAGCACGCTGTCCCGCACGTCGCAGTTCTTGCCGGTGTCCCGCCAGTGCGGGAAACGCTCCCGGCTGTAGCCCTTCATCGACCCCGCGTTGGCGACGGCGAGCTGGGCCAGCTTCTGCGCGGCGTTGCCCCCGCTGTCGCTGGGCGGGGCGTCGGGCTCGTCGACGGGGACGCAGCCGGCCGCGCCGAGCGCCAGCGCCGCGGCCAGCGCGGCCGTCACCGCGACACGCGGTCCTGATCTGGTACGCACAGTCGACACCTCTCCAGCTTGGGGGCTCCCGGCGATCCCGCACAGTACCCGGGCATGGTTTCGGCGTTTCGTGGCGTTGCTCATATGGTGCGAGGCAGATTGGATGCCATGACCCGATCCGCGCCGGCACTCCGCCTGGGCACCGTCCACGGCCGGGGCACCCTCCTCGCGGCCGTCCTCGCCTCCGGCATGGTCTTCCTGGACAGCACCGTCGTCAACGTGGCGCTGCCCCGGCTCGGCGCGGAACTCGACGCCACCGTGGCCGGTCTCCAGTGGACGGTGAACGGCTACCTGCTGATGCTGGCCGCCTTCGTGCTGCTCGGAGGCGCCCTCGGCGACCGCTTCGGACGGCGGCGGGTCTTCCTGCTCGGCGTGGTCTGGTTCACCGTCGCCTCGCTGCTCTGCGGCCTGGCCCAGAGCACGGAGTGGCTGATCGCGGCCCGCTTCCTCCAGGGCGCCGGCGGCGCGCTGCTGACGCCGGGCTCGCTGTCGGTGCTCCAGGCCAGCTTCCACCCCGACGACCGGGGGCGGGCGATCGGCGTGTGGTCGGGGCTCTCCGGGGTCTCCACCGCGGTCGGCCCGTTCGTCGGCGGCTGGCTGATCGACGCGCTCTCCTGGCGGTGGATCTTCTTCCTCAACCTGCCGCTCGCCGTGCTGGTGGTGCTGGCCGCGCTGCGCTGGGTGCCGGAGAGCCGGGACGAGGCCGAGTCCCGCACCCGGGGGCCGGGGCGTCGCCGCCGGTTCGACGTGGCCGGCGCGCTGCTCGGCGCGCTCGCCCTGGCCGGCGTCACGTACGCCCTGATCGACGCGCCGGCGCGCGGCTTCGACTCGGCGCCGGTGCTGGTCGCGGCCCTGGTCGGGGTGGCCGGCGCGGTGGCCTTCGTGCTCGTCGAGCGGCGCCGCGGCGACGCCGCGATGCTGCCCACCGGGCTGTTCGGCAGCCGGCTCTTCTCCGTGCTGAACGTCTTCACCGTGCTGGTCTACGCGGCGCTCGGCGGGTTCACCTTCTTCCTCGCCGTCTACCTGCAGAACGTGGTCGGCTGGTCGGCGCTGCTCACCGGGCTCGCGATGTTGCCGACGACAGTGCTGCTGCTGGTCGGCTCGGCGCGGGCCGGCGCGTTGTCGGCGCGCATCGGCCCCCGGCTGCCGCTGACCGTCGGGCCGGTGGTCGCCGCCGCCGGGCTGGTGCTGCTGCGCGGCATCGACCCCGACGCGTCGTACTGGCGGGACGTGCTGCCCGGGGTGGGGCTCTTCGGGGCCGGCCTGACGCTGGTGGTGGCGCCGCTGACCGCATCCGTGCTGGCGGCGGTCGACGACCGGTACGCCGGCGTGGCGAGCGGCTTCAACAACGCCGCGTCGCGGGCCGGCGGCCTGCTCGCGGTGGCCGCGCTGCCGCTGCTGGTGGGGCTCTCCGGCACCGGCTACGCGCAGCCGGGCGAGCTGACCGGCGCGTACCGGGGCGCGATGCTCTGGTGCGCCGGCCTGCTGCTGGCCGGCGCGGCGCTGGCCGCCCTGCTGATCCACCGCCCGGCGCGGACGGCGCCCGGCGGCCAGCCCTGCCCCTCCCTGCCCGCCTCGACCCCGCCCGACCGGCGGTGACCGGTGGCGCTGTTAGCGTCGGACCATGGGTGATCAGGAGAGCGGGACGCCGGCCCGGCTGCGGTACCGGCTGCTGACCGGGCCGGACGACGCCGACTTCTGCCGGCGGGTCAGCGACCTGCTGGCCGACGGCTACCGGTTGCACGGCTCGCCGGCGGCCACCTTCGACGGGCAGCGGGTGATCGTGGCGCAGGCGCTCGTCCTCGACGACGGCAACCCCGTCGTCGAGCCGGTCTGAGCGGGTGGTCGGGCCCCGGCGTGCGGGGGCCCGACCACCCGTCGCTCAGCTTCGGGCGCGGTTGACGGCGCTGGTGACCGCCTTGATCGAGGCGGTGACGATGTTGGCGTCGGTGCCGACGCCCCACACCGTGCGGCCGTCGACCTCGCACTCCACGTACGCGGCGGCCTGCGCGTCGCCGCCGGAGGAGAGCGCGTGCTCGTGGTAGTCGAGCACCCGTACGGCAACGCCCACCGACTGGAGCGCGTTGACGTACGCGTCGATCGGGCCGTTGCCGACCGCGGTGAGGGAGCGGGTCACGCCGTCGTAGCCGACGCGGGCCTCGATCTCGACCTTGCCCTCGGCGGTGCCGATGGCGTAGCCGGCCAGGGTGAGCGCCGGGTCGGCCTGGTGGTCGATCAGGTAGTGCGCGGCGAAGATCTGCCACATCGTGCCCGGGTCGACCTCGCCGCCGTCGTGGTCGGTGACCTGCTGGACCACGCCGGAGAACTCGATCTGGAGCCGGCGCGGCAGGTCGAGCTGGTGCTCGCTCTTCATGATGTACGCGACGCCGCCCTTGCCGGACTGCGAGTTGACCCGGATGACCGCCTCGTAGGTGCGGCCCAGGTCCTTCGGGTCGATCGGCAGGTAGGGCACCGCCCAGGTGTGCTGGTCGATCGGCACCCCGGCCGCCGCCGCGTCCTTGGCGAGCGCGTCGAACCCCTTCTTGATCGCGTCCTGGTGGGAGCCGGAGAAGGCGGTGTAGACCAGGTCGCCGGCGTACGGGTGGCGCTCGTGCACCGGGAGCTGGTTGCAGTACTCGACGGCCCGCCGCACCTCGTCGATGTTCGAGAAGTCGATCATCGGGTCGACGCCCTGGGAGAACAGGTTCAGCC harbors:
- a CDS encoding DUF1737 domain-containing protein translates to MGDQESGTPARLRYRLLTGPDDADFCRRVSDLLADGYRLHGSPAATFDGQRVIVAQALVLDDGNPVVEPV
- a CDS encoding MFS transporter, which codes for MTRSAPALRLGTVHGRGTLLAAVLASGMVFLDSTVVNVALPRLGAELDATVAGLQWTVNGYLLMLAAFVLLGGALGDRFGRRRVFLLGVVWFTVASLLCGLAQSTEWLIAARFLQGAGGALLTPGSLSVLQASFHPDDRGRAIGVWSGLSGVSTAVGPFVGGWLIDALSWRWIFFLNLPLAVLVVLAALRWVPESRDEAESRTRGPGRRRRFDVAGALLGALALAGVTYALIDAPARGFDSAPVLVAALVGVAGAVAFVLVERRRGDAAMLPTGLFGSRLFSVLNVFTVLVYAALGGFTFFLAVYLQNVVGWSALLTGLAMLPTTVLLLVGSARAGALSARIGPRLPLTVGPVVAAAGLVLLRGIDPDASYWRDVLPGVGLFGAGLTLVVAPLTASVLAAVDDRYAGVASGFNNAASRAGGLLAVAALPLLVGLSGTGYAQPGELTGAYRGAMLWCAGLLLAGAALAALLIHRPARTAPGGQPCPSLPASTPPDRR
- a CDS encoding HNH endonuclease family protein, coding for MRTRSGPRVAVTAALAAALALGAAGCVPVDEPDAPPSDSGGNAAQKLAQLAVANAGSMKGYSRERFPHWRDTGKNCDVRDSVLKRDGEDIRLSGCNVVAGRWESVYDDRALTDPSDVDIDHMVPLANAWRSGADEWDDAKRGDFANDMDRPQLIAVSKSSNRAKGDQDPSQWKPANRSFWCQYAENWVTVKHHWRLTVTNAEKAALTDMLEGCTWASKP